A genome region from Thalassotalea euphylliae includes the following:
- a CDS encoding aspartate aminotransferase family protein — protein sequence MSNHFPVDRALFDDVMVPNYSPSAVIPVRGEGSRVWDQEGKEFIDFAGGIAVNCLGHCHPALVGALKEQGEKIWHLSNVMTNEPALRLAKKMVDSTFAEKIYFANSGAESNEAALKLARRWALDNFGAEKSQIISFKQGFHGRTFFTVTVGGQAAYSDGFGPKPGDVVHAEYNNLESFKELISDKTCAVMMEPLQGEGGIVSPTQEFVEGVRELCNQHNALLIFDEVQTGVGRTGELYAYMGLGVTPDILTSAKALGGGFPIGAMLTTTEIAKHLKIGTHGSTYGGNPLACAVGEAAFDTVNDQAVLDGVKAKEKLYFDGLKAINEKYNVFQEIRGKGLLVGAVLTEAYQGRAKDFLVAAMEEGVMTLVAGASIVRFAPSLIIPDADIAEGLARFEKAVAKLAQ from the coding sequence ATGTCGAACCATTTTCCTGTCGACCGCGCGTTATTTGACGATGTTATGGTGCCAAACTACTCACCATCAGCAGTAATTCCAGTACGCGGTGAAGGCTCTCGAGTTTGGGATCAAGAAGGTAAAGAATTTATCGATTTCGCTGGCGGTATCGCGGTGAACTGTTTAGGCCATTGCCACCCTGCACTAGTTGGTGCATTAAAAGAGCAAGGCGAGAAAATCTGGCACTTATCAAACGTAATGACCAACGAGCCAGCACTGCGTTTAGCGAAAAAAATGGTAGACAGCACGTTCGCTGAAAAAATCTACTTCGCAAACTCAGGTGCTGAATCTAACGAAGCGGCATTAAAACTTGCACGTCGTTGGGCACTAGATAACTTTGGCGCAGAAAAGTCACAAATTATCTCATTCAAACAAGGTTTCCACGGCCGTACTTTCTTCACGGTAACCGTTGGTGGTCAAGCAGCATACTCTGACGGCTTTGGTCCTAAGCCAGGTGATGTCGTACACGCTGAGTACAACAACCTAGAGTCATTCAAAGAGCTAATCTCTGACAAAACTTGTGCAGTAATGATGGAACCACTGCAAGGTGAAGGCGGTATTGTTTCACCAACACAAGAATTTGTTGAAGGTGTACGTGAGCTTTGTAACCAGCACAATGCACTATTAATTTTCGATGAAGTGCAAACAGGTGTTGGCCGTACTGGTGAACTATATGCATACATGGGCTTAGGTGTAACACCTGACATTTTAACGTCAGCCAAAGCACTAGGTGGCGGTTTCCCAATCGGCGCTATGCTAACGACAACTGAGATTGCTAAGCACCTTAAAATCGGTACCCACGGCAGCACATACGGCGGTAACCCATTAGCATGTGCAGTTGGTGAAGCAGCATTCGATACCGTTAACGACCAAGCGGTTTTAGACGGCGTAAAAGCAAAAGAAAAACTTTACTTTGATGGTTTAAAGGCAATCAACGAAAAGTACAATGTTTTCCAAGAAATCCGTGGTAAAGGTTTATTAGTTGGTGCCGTGCTAACTGAAGCATACCAAGGCCGTGCAAAAGACTTCTTAGTTGCTGCGATGGAAGAAGGTGTAATGACCTTAGTAGCTGGCGCTAGCATTGTTCGTTTTGCACCGTCGCTAATTATTCCTGATGCCGATATTGCTGAAGGTTTAGCACGTTTTGAAAAAGCAGTAGCAAAATTAGCTCAGTAA